One stretch of Roseovarius mucosus DNA includes these proteins:
- the gap gene encoding type I glyceraldehyde-3-phosphate dehydrogenase: MPLKLAINGFGRIGRNVLRALLDSDRQDIEVVAINDLAPVETNAHLLEFDSVHGRFRGQITTTADTIDAGRGPMRVTALRDPEALPWGDVDIVLECTGIFTDRDAAARHLKNGARRVLVSAPSAGADRTVVYGVNHTDLTAKDVIVSNASCTTNCLAPLAKVLHESIGITRGFMTTIHSYTGDQPTLDTMHKDLYRARAAGLNIIPTTTGAARAVGLVLPALAGRLDGTAIRVPTPNVSVVDLTFEAARDTSVDEINAAVSGAANGALLGVLDVTSRPLVSSDFNHDPHSSIFATDQTRVMEGRLCRVLSWYDNEWGFSNRMLDVAAEMGRHLETGRGPVPHHTRVMEPT; this comes from the coding sequence ATGCCCCTGAAACTTGCCATAAACGGATTTGGTCGTATCGGACGCAACGTGCTGCGCGCTTTGCTCGACTCGGATCGCCAAGACATCGAAGTCGTGGCCATCAACGATCTGGCCCCGGTCGAAACAAACGCCCATCTGCTCGAATTCGACAGCGTGCATGGCCGCTTTCGGGGTCAGATCACCACCACCGCCGACACGATTGACGCAGGCCGCGGGCCGATGCGCGTGACCGCCCTGCGCGACCCAGAAGCGCTGCCATGGGGTGATGTCGATATCGTGCTGGAATGCACCGGCATCTTTACAGACCGCGACGCCGCCGCCCGCCACCTCAAGAACGGCGCGCGGCGCGTTCTGGTCTCGGCCCCCTCAGCCGGGGCCGATCGCACCGTGGTCTACGGCGTCAACCACACGGACCTGACCGCCAAGGATGTGATCGTTTCCAACGCCTCTTGCACCACCAATTGCCTCGCCCCCTTGGCCAAGGTGCTGCATGAAAGCATCGGCATCACCCGTGGTTTCATGACCACGATCCATAGCTACACCGGCGACCAGCCAACGCTCGACACCATGCACAAGGACCTCTACCGCGCCCGCGCGGCGGGGCTCAACATCATCCCCACCACCACCGGCGCTGCCCGTGCCGTGGGCCTCGTGTTGCCCGCCCTCGCCGGGCGGCTCGACGGCACCGCCATCCGCGTGCCCACCCCCAATGTCAGCGTCGTGGACCTGACATTCGAGGCCGCGCGCGACACCAGCGTGGACGAGATCAACGCCGCCGTCAGCGGTGCCGCCAACGGCGCGCTTTTGGGCGTGCTCGATGTTACCAGCCGCCCGCTTGTCTCCTCGGACTTTAACCACGATCCCCACAGCTCGATCTTTGCCACCGATCAGACACGGGTGATGGAAGGACGGCTGTGCCGCGTGCTCAGCTGGTATGACAACGAATGGGGCTTTTCCAACCGCATGCTCGATGTCGCCGCCGAAATGGGCCGCCACCTCGAAACCGGGCGCGGCCCCGTCCCGCACCACACGCGGGTGATGGAACCGACCTGA
- the gap gene encoding type I glyceraldehyde-3-phosphate dehydrogenase — MTITVGINGFGRIGRATLAHISESLRNDIKVVKVNATGPIETAAHLMRYDSVHGRFAHPITVEGQTMDLGRGPIQMFSTYDMNELDWDGVDVVLECTGNFNDGAKARTHLERGARKVLISAPAKNVDRTVVYGVNHDALLASERMISNGSCTTNCLAPLAKVLNDTIGIESGIMTTIHAYTGDQPTLDRRHNDLYRARAAAMSMIPTSTGAAKALGEVLPELAGKLDGSAIRVPTPNVSAVDLTFVAKRDVTKADVNAVVAEAAAGAMKGVLGYDPEPKVSIDFNHTEESSIFAPDQTKVIGNRLVRVLAWYDNEWGFSCRMADVAVAMGRLQ, encoded by the coding sequence ATGACCATCACCGTAGGAATCAACGGTTTCGGCCGTATCGGTCGCGCCACGCTTGCCCATATCTCGGAAAGCCTGCGCAACGATATCAAGGTGGTCAAGGTGAACGCAACCGGGCCGATTGAGACCGCAGCGCATCTGATGCGCTATGACAGCGTGCATGGCCGCTTTGCCCATCCGATCACCGTCGAGGGCCAGACGATGGACCTCGGTCGCGGCCCGATCCAGATGTTCTCGACCTATGACATGAACGAGTTGGATTGGGACGGGGTTGATGTGGTGCTCGAATGCACCGGCAATTTCAATGATGGTGCCAAGGCCCGCACCCATCTTGAGCGCGGCGCGCGCAAGGTGCTGATTTCGGCCCCGGCCAAGAACGTGGATCGCACCGTGGTCTACGGCGTCAACCATGACGCGCTCTTGGCCTCTGAGCGGATGATCTCGAACGGCTCTTGTACCACCAATTGCCTCGCGCCGCTGGCCAAGGTGCTGAATGATACGATCGGGATCGAGAGCGGCATCATGACCACGATCCACGCCTATACCGGTGACCAGCCGACGCTGGACCGACGCCACAATGACCTCTACCGCGCCCGCGCCGCCGCGATGTCGATGATCCCCACCTCGACCGGGGCCGCCAAAGCGCTTGGTGAGGTGCTGCCGGAACTCGCGGGCAAACTCGACGGCTCTGCCATCCGCGTGCCCACGCCCAATGTCTCGGCGGTGGACCTGACCTTTGTCGCCAAGCGCGACGTGACCAAGGCCGATGTCAACGCCGTGGTGGCCGAGGCCGCCGCTGGCGCGATGAAGGGCGTTCTGGGCTATGATCCCGAACCCAAGGTCAGCATCGACTTCAACCACACCGAGGAAAGCTCGATCTTCGCCCCTGATCAGACCAAAGTGATCGGCAACCGTCTGGTGCGGGTGCTGGCATGGTATGACAACGAATGGGGCTTTTCCTGCCGCATGGCCGATGTCGCCGTTGCCATGGGCCGGTTGCAGTAA
- the coaD gene encoding pantetheine-phosphate adenylyltransferase, producing the protein MRIGLYPGTFDPITLGHIDIIRRAAVLVDRLVLGVAINRDKGPLFSLEERVEMIEAECAKLSAQTGTEIVAHPFENLLINCAHDVGAQVIVRGLRAVADFEYEFQMVGMNRALDNSVETVFLMADANHQAIASKLVKEIARLGGDVTKFVTPPVREALLAKFS; encoded by the coding sequence ATGCGCATTGGTCTTTATCCCGGCACGTTCGACCCTATTACCTTGGGCCATATTGATATTATCCGCCGGGCAGCCGTGCTGGTGGATCGGCTGGTTCTGGGGGTTGCGATCAACCGGGACAAGGGGCCGCTGTTTTCGCTGGAAGAGCGGGTCGAGATGATCGAGGCGGAATGTGCCAAGCTGAGCGCGCAGACCGGCACCGAAATCGTGGCGCATCCGTTCGAGAACCTGCTGATCAATTGCGCCCATGATGTGGGCGCGCAGGTGATCGTGCGCGGTCTGCGCGCGGTGGCGGATTTCGAATATGAATTCCAGATGGTCGGGATGAACCGGGCGCTGGATAATTCGGTCGAGACCGTCTTTCTTATGGCGGATGCCAATCATCAGGCGATTGCCAGCAAACTGGTCAAGGAAATCGCCCGGCTGGGCGGGGATGTGACCAAGTTTGTCACCCCCCCGGTCCGCGAAGCGCTGCTGGCCAAGTTTTCCTAA
- a CDS encoding CBS domain-containing protein, with protein MLVQQILKSKGDSAVITISPQTKVSEAAQTLAERRIGGLVVSRDGETVEGIISERDIVRSLAVRGVVCMTETVSEMMTRNPVCCSRQDTSDAVLARMTDGRFRHMPVVEAGKLVGIVTIGDVVKARLEELAMEKTALEGMIMGY; from the coding sequence ATGCTGGTGCAGCAAATCCTGAAATCCAAGGGCGATAGCGCGGTGATCACGATTTCGCCTCAGACAAAGGTTTCGGAGGCGGCGCAGACCCTTGCAGAGCGCCGGATCGGCGGGCTTGTGGTGTCACGGGATGGCGAGACGGTGGAGGGGATCATCTCAGAGCGCGATATCGTGCGCAGCCTTGCGGTGCGGGGTGTGGTCTGCATGACTGAAACCGTGTCTGAAATGATGACCCGTAATCCGGTTTGCTGTTCGCGGCAGGATACATCTGATGCGGTGTTGGCGCGTATGACAGATGGCCGGTTCCGTCACATGCCGGTGGTGGAGGCGGGCAAGCTGGTGGGGATCGTGACCATCGGCGACGTGGTCAAGGCGCGGCTGGAAGAGCTGGCGATGGAGAAGACAGCCCTTGAAGGGATGATCATGGGCTACTAA
- a CDS encoding CoA-acylating methylmalonate-semialdehyde dehydrogenase, which yields MQELTHYINGQHVKGTSGRFADVFNPATGEVQAKCPLASVEEMDAAVAAAQAAQPAWAATNPQRRARVMMEFVRLLNRDMDKLAEALSREHGKTFPDAKGDIQRGLEVVEYCIGAPQMLKGEFTDGAGPGIDIYSMRQPLGVTAGITPFNFPAMIPMWMFAPALACGNAFILKPSERDPSVPLMLAELMEEAGLPKGILQVVNGDKVAVDAIIDHEVIQSIGFVGSTPIAQYIYGRGCSNGKRVQCFGGAKNHMIIMPDADMDQAADALVGAGYGAAGERCMAISVAVPVGDETADRLIEKLVPRIEKLKVGPYTAGNDVDYGPVVTAEAKQRILGLVESGIAQGAELVVDGRDFKLQGYEDGFFVGPHLFDRVTPDMDIYTQEIFGPVLATVRAGSYEEALKLAMDHEYGNGTAIFTRDGDAARDFAARVNIGMVGINVPIPVPLAYHTFGGWKKSGFGDLNQHGPDSFKFYTRTKTVTARWPSGIKEGGEFNFKPMD from the coding sequence ATGCAAGAGCTTACCCATTACATCAACGGTCAACATGTCAAAGGCACCTCCGGGCGCTTTGCAGATGTGTTCAACCCCGCCACCGGCGAAGTGCAGGCCAAATGCCCGCTCGCCAGCGTCGAAGAAATGGATGCCGCTGTCGCCGCCGCACAGGCCGCACAGCCCGCTTGGGCCGCCACCAACCCCCAACGCCGGGCACGGGTGATGATGGAATTCGTCCGCCTGCTGAACCGCGACATGGACAAGCTGGCCGAGGCGCTCAGCCGCGAACATGGCAAGACCTTCCCCGATGCCAAGGGCGACATCCAGCGCGGTCTCGAAGTGGTGGAATACTGCATCGGTGCGCCGCAAATGCTCAAAGGCGAGTTTACTGATGGCGCGGGCCCCGGCATCGACATCTATTCCATGCGCCAGCCGCTTGGCGTGACGGCGGGCATCACGCCGTTCAACTTTCCTGCCATGATCCCGATGTGGATGTTCGCCCCGGCGCTCGCCTGCGGCAACGCCTTCATCCTCAAACCGTCCGAGCGTGACCCCTCCGTGCCGCTCATGCTGGCCGAACTGATGGAAGAGGCCGGATTGCCCAAAGGCATCCTGCAGGTCGTCAACGGCGACAAGGTGGCCGTGGATGCGATCATCGACCACGAGGTCATTCAGTCCATCGGCTTTGTCGGCTCGACACCCATCGCGCAATATATCTACGGTCGCGGCTGTTCCAACGGCAAGCGCGTGCAGTGCTTTGGCGGGGCCAAGAACCACATGATCATCATGCCCGATGCCGATATGGATCAGGCCGCGGATGCGCTGGTGGGCGCGGGCTATGGCGCGGCGGGCGAACGCTGCATGGCCATTTCCGTGGCAGTTCCGGTGGGCGATGAAACCGCCGACCGCCTGATTGAAAAACTGGTGCCGCGCATCGAAAAGCTGAAAGTTGGGCCCTATACCGCAGGCAATGACGTGGATTACGGCCCCGTTGTTACCGCAGAGGCCAAGCAACGCATCCTTGGTCTGGTCGAAAGCGGTATCGCGCAGGGGGCCGAACTGGTGGTCGATGGGCGTGATTTCAAATTGCAGGGCTATGAGGATGGCTTCTTTGTCGGTCCGCATCTCTTTGACCGCGTGACCCCGGATATGGACATCTACACGCAGGAAATCTTTGGCCCCGTGCTCGCAACCGTGCGCGCAGGCTCTTACGAAGAGGCCCTGAAACTGGCGATGGATCACGAATACGGCAACGGCACCGCGATCTTTACCCGCGATGGCGACGCCGCCCGCGATTTCGCCGCGCGTGTCAATATCGGCATGGTCGGCATCAACGTGCCGATCCCGGTGCCGCTCGCCTATCATACCTTTGGCGGCTGGAAGAAATCCGGCTTTGGCGATCTCAACCAACATGGCCCGGATTCGTTCAAATTCTACACCCGCACCAAGACCGTGACCGCCCGTTGGCCGTCCGGGATCAAGGAAGGCGGGGAATTCAATTTCAAACCGATGGATTAA
- a CDS encoding nidogen-like domain-containing protein: MEGLVIPGTPEADDLVGTADNDTITANAGDDTLTGGAGNDLLDGGAGFDTAVFAGNAADYSTGVNESAQRTITHTATGDTDILVNIQRLQFDNISTDVLLNPDNTSPGLIRGLGGDAGFGEDFLARNDDGSTVQIDITPIFENGLNFFGTVYQGLWINNNGSVTFTGPRGTFTPDVITGVSNNPNITPFFADVDTRGGEVAPTPGGNSQGSNLVHWDFNTLGDQLIVTWDDVGYFSSRTDLLNAFQLILTDRGNGDFDIQFRYEEVNWTTGNASGGTNGLGGTVARAGYTSGTGVEGTFFELPQSGNQDEILSLDVIPGNTGLIGIWNFAVRNGGVVDSIVPLLPPVGAGGWVAGDPHLATLDGVGYDFQAAGEFVLLRGTDSDFELQARMVPVGDNVSVNQAIATNLGGTAVMIDANDTTPLHIGGVATEIEDFGSVAVGNDRIFREGDTYIIVYAGADNVVGNGDSQVRVIVRDGRVDIDVRLNEELLGRLEGLLGDGDGDASNDVARADGTVLARPFAFADLYGQYREDWRVASEADSLFTYDAGESLDGFYLPEFPGEIVSLDTLDPAVRDAAIAAALDAGLIQGTPNFENAVLDFALTGDSSFFDSAAEVPASVTETVTTADPVSLNLEGTEGNDTLLGATLDDTLSGLGGDDRLEGRGGNDQLSGGEGNDTLDGGAGDDRISSSDGNDLAIGGAGNDNIGGGLGDDTLDGGDGDDILGGGFGADSVTGGAGNDVVAGGAGDDTLSGGDGNDSMSGSFGNDLIDGGEGADDIGGGTGQDTIDAGAGNDSVGGGEGDDSILGGEGNDFLAGGGRNDTIDGGAGNDTINAGAGNDVITGGTGADQFVFSSFFDGEADVITDFEDGLDSFFIRRFDPDTGVENINNGGNGLAGFVTAMNIVDVAGGAQMTVNGNTILVEGVTAAQLTVDDFTFL, translated from the coding sequence ATGGAAGGTCTTGTAATTCCGGGAACACCGGAGGCTGACGATCTTGTCGGCACCGCCGATAACGATACGATCACTGCGAATGCTGGGGATGACACGCTAACAGGTGGCGCGGGGAACGATCTGCTGGATGGGGGCGCGGGGTTCGATACGGCCGTCTTCGCGGGCAATGCCGCCGATTACAGCACCGGCGTGAATGAAAGTGCACAGCGCACGATCACCCATACCGCAACCGGCGACACCGACATTCTAGTCAATATCCAGCGCCTGCAATTCGACAACATCAGCACCGATGTGCTGCTCAACCCAGACAACACCAGCCCCGGCCTGATCCGGGGTCTGGGCGGCGATGCCGGGTTCGGCGAGGATTTTCTGGCCCGCAACGATGACGGCTCAACCGTACAGATCGACATCACCCCGATCTTCGAGAACGGGCTGAATTTCTTTGGCACCGTTTACCAAGGTCTCTGGATCAACAACAACGGCTCGGTGACCTTCACCGGACCGCGCGGCACCTTCACGCCCGACGTGATCACAGGCGTCAGCAACAACCCCAACATCACGCCGTTCTTTGCGGATGTCGACACCCGCGGCGGCGAAGTTGCCCCAACCCCGGGCGGAAACTCGCAAGGCAGCAACCTTGTGCATTGGGATTTCAACACGCTGGGCGACCAACTTATCGTCACATGGGACGATGTCGGCTACTTTAGCTCGCGCACCGACCTGCTCAACGCCTTCCAACTTATCCTCACGGATCGTGGCAATGGCGATTTCGACATTCAGTTCCGCTATGAAGAGGTGAACTGGACAACCGGCAACGCCAGCGGCGGCACCAACGGCCTTGGCGGCACGGTTGCGCGCGCGGGCTATACATCGGGCACCGGCGTCGAAGGCACGTTCTTTGAGCTGCCGCAATCCGGCAATCAGGATGAAATCCTCAGCCTGGATGTGATCCCCGGCAATACCGGACTGATCGGCATCTGGAACTTTGCCGTGCGCAACGGCGGCGTGGTCGACTCTATCGTCCCGCTTCTGCCGCCGGTCGGCGCGGGCGGTTGGGTTGCGGGTGACCCGCATCTCGCGACACTCGACGGCGTCGGCTATGATTTCCAGGCGGCGGGCGAATTCGTGCTGCTGCGTGGCACCGACAGCGATTTCGAGCTTCAGGCGCGCATGGTGCCAGTGGGCGATAACGTCAGCGTCAATCAGGCCATCGCCACCAATCTCGGCGGCACGGCAGTGATGATCGACGCCAATGACACGACCCCGCTGCATATCGGCGGCGTGGCCACCGAGATTGAGGATTTCGGCTCTGTCGCGGTTGGCAATGACCGTATTTTCCGTGAAGGCGATACCTATATCATCGTCTATGCGGGCGCAGATAACGTGGTCGGCAATGGCGACAGCCAGGTGCGCGTGATCGTGCGCGATGGGCGGGTCGATATCGACGTGCGCCTCAACGAAGAGCTGCTGGGGCGTCTCGAAGGTCTGCTGGGCGATGGCGACGGCGACGCCAGCAATGATGTCGCGCGCGCCGATGGCACCGTGCTGGCCCGTCCCTTTGCCTTTGCCGATCTCTACGGTCAATACCGCGAGGATTGGCGCGTCGCCTCTGAGGCGGACAGCCTCTTTACCTATGACGCGGGCGAAAGCCTTGATGGGTTTTACTTGCCCGAATTCCCCGGCGAGATTGTCAGCCTCGACACGCTCGACCCGGCGGTGCGGGACGCCGCGATTGCTGCGGCGCTCGATGCGGGCCTGATCCAAGGCACGCCCAATTTCGAAAACGCCGTGCTCGACTTTGCCCTGACAGGCGATAGCTCGTTCTTCGACTCTGCCGCCGAGGTGCCTGCCTCAGTGACCGAAACCGTCACCACCGCTGATCCGGTCTCGCTCAACCTCGAAGGCACCGAAGGCAATGACACCCTGCTCGGGGCCACGCTTGACGACACGCTCAGCGGTCTGGGTGGCGATGACCGGCTCGAGGGGCGCGGCGGGAATGACCAGCTCAGCGGCGGCGAGGGCAATGACACCCTCGACGGCGGTGCTGGCGATGACCGGATTTCGTCCTCTGATGGCAATGATCTGGCCATTGGCGGGGCGGGCAACGACAATATCGGCGGCGGTCTGGGGGATGACACCCTGGACGGTGGCGATGGTGACGACATTCTGGGCGGCGGCTTTGGCGCGGATTCCGTGACCGGCGGGGCTGGCAATGACGTGGTCGCAGGCGGCGCGGGCGATGACACGCTCTCGGGCGGCGATGGCAACGACAGCATGTCGGGCAGCTTTGGCAATGACCTCATCGACGGCGGCGAGGGCGCGGATGATATCGGCGGCGGCACCGGACAGGACACCATTGATGCCGGTGCGGGCAATGACAGCGTCGGCGGCGGTGAAGGCGACGACAGCATCCTTGGCGGCGAGGGCAATGACTTCCTCGCAGGCGGCGGGCGCAACGACACCATCGATGGCGGCGCGGGCAATGACACGATCAATGCAGGTGCTGGCAACGATGTGATCACCGGCGGAACCGGGGCTGATCAGTTTGTCTTTTCGTCCTTCTTCGATGGCGAGGCGGATGTGATCACCGATTTCGAGGACGGTTTGGATAGTTTCTTCATCCGCCGTTTCGATCCCGATACTGGCGTTGAAAACATCAACAACGGCGGCAACGGTCTGGCGGGTTTCGTCACGGCGATGAACATCGTCGACGTGGCGGGCGGCGCGCAGATGACGGTGAATGGCAACACCATCCTCGTCGAAGGCGTCACCGCCGCGCAACTGACGGTGGATGATTTCACGTTCCTTTAG
- a CDS encoding LysR family transcriptional regulator, whose translation MTPHWDDIRIFLAVARSESLSGAGRILRIDPATVGRRIARLEEELGAPLFAKSPTGYVLSEAGQRLMGPALRAETAMQEATEEMAGQAGGLSGQIRIGAPDGCANFLLPQVCAAIGAENPDLEIQIVALPRVFNLTRREADMVIAVSPPTAGRLTVQKITDYRLHLAATVRYLRSHPPIATLADLRAHRMVGYIPDMIFDKELDYLSEAGIERVSLASNSVSVQLNWVRQGGGIGVLHDFSLPWARGLQKVLPDQFSLTRSFYLVRHADDRRLERQNRFATALVERLRQEVQSLEART comes from the coding sequence ATGACGCCGCATTGGGACGATATCCGCATATTCCTGGCTGTTGCCCGGTCTGAGAGCCTGTCGGGGGCGGGGCGTATCCTGCGGATTGATCCGGCGACGGTGGGGCGGCGTATCGCGCGGCTGGAGGAGGAGTTGGGCGCGCCGCTTTTTGCCAAATCGCCCACGGGGTATGTTTTGAGCGAGGCAGGGCAACGCCTGATGGGGCCGGCGCTGCGCGCGGAAACCGCCATGCAGGAAGCCACCGAGGAAATGGCCGGACAAGCCGGGGGGCTGAGCGGGCAAATCCGCATCGGCGCGCCGGATGGCTGCGCCAATTTCCTGTTGCCGCAGGTCTGCGCCGCGATTGGCGCGGAAAATCCCGATCTGGAAATTCAGATCGTGGCGCTGCCGCGTGTGTTCAACCTGACGCGGCGCGAGGCGGATATGGTGATCGCGGTCAGCCCGCCCACGGCCGGGCGGCTGACGGTGCAGAAGATCACCGATTACCGCCTGCATCTGGCGGCGACGGTGCGCTATCTGCGTTCGCATCCCCCGATTGCAACGCTGGCGGACCTGCGCGCGCATCGGATGGTGGGCTATATTCCCGATATGATCTTTGACAAGGAATTGGACTATCTCAGCGAGGCGGGGATCGAGCGCGTCAGCCTTGCGTCGAATTCGGTGTCGGTGCAGCTAAATTGGGTGCGGCAGGGCGGTGGCATCGGGGTATTGCATGATTTTTCACTGCCTTGGGCGCGGGGGCTGCAAAAGGTGCTGCCCGACCAATTTTCGCTTACCCGCAGCTTTTATCTGGTGCGCCATGCGGATGACCGGCGGCTTGAACGGCAGAACCGGTTTGCTACCGCGCTGGTCGAGAGGCTTCGCCAAGAGGTGCAGAGCCTGGAGGCGCGCACTTGA
- the thiC gene encoding phosphomethylpyrimidine synthase ThiC has product MNVPTQNITPSVTTGPLPASRKIYVTGQHYPEIAVPMREISTHPTAGEAPLAVYDSSGPYTDPDRTTDIRQGLPPLRRSWIMARGTVEDYEGRHVKPEDNGFVTGDRLVPEFPVQHRPLRAKPGAAPTQLAYARAGLITPEMEFVAIRENQLRELTPCHRDGNDWGANIPDYVTPEFVRQEIAAGRAIIPANINHPELEPMIIGRNFLVKINANMGTSAVTSSMEEEVEKLVWAIRWGADTVMDLSTGRNIHNTREWIIRNSPVPIGTVPIYQALEKVNGIAEDLTWEVFRDTLIEQAEQGVDYFTIHAGVRLHMVPMTVNRVTGIVSRGGSIMAKWCLHHHRESFLYEHFEDICDICRQYDVSFSLGDGLRPGSIADANDAAQFAELETLGELTKIAWRKDCQVMIEGPGHVAMHKIKENMEKQLECCHEAPFYTLGPLTTDIAPGYDHITSGIGAAMIGWFGCAMLCYVTPKEHLGLPDRDDVKTGVITYKIAAHAADLAKGLPGAQRRDDALSRARFEFRWEDQFNLSLDPETARDFHDQTLPKEAHKVAHFCSMCGPKFCSMKISHDIRAEAQKEGMAAMAEKFREAGDIYLPLDE; this is encoded by the coding sequence ATGAACGTCCCCACCCAGAACATCACCCCGAGCGTGACCACGGGCCCTCTGCCCGCCTCTAGAAAAATCTATGTGACCGGCCAGCACTATCCCGAAATCGCAGTGCCCATGCGCGAAATCTCGACCCATCCCACCGCAGGCGAGGCACCGCTGGCCGTCTATGATAGCTCTGGTCCCTATACCGATCCGGACCGCACCACCGATATTCGCCAAGGCTTGCCGCCGCTTCGCCGCTCGTGGATCATGGCACGCGGGACTGTGGAGGATTACGAGGGCCGCCACGTCAAGCCCGAGGATAACGGCTTTGTCACCGGCGATAGACTGGTGCCGGAGTTTCCGGTTCAGCACCGGCCACTGCGCGCCAAGCCGGGGGCGGCCCCCACCCAACTGGCCTATGCCCGCGCAGGCCTTATCACGCCCGAGATGGAATTCGTGGCCATCCGCGAAAACCAGCTGCGGGAATTGACACCCTGTCACCGCGACGGCAACGACTGGGGCGCGAATATTCCCGACTACGTGACCCCCGAATTCGTCCGGCAAGAGATTGCGGCAGGCCGCGCCATCATCCCCGCAAATATCAACCACCCGGAACTGGAGCCGATGATCATCGGCCGCAATTTTCTGGTCAAGATCAATGCCAACATGGGCACCTCCGCCGTCACCTCTTCGATGGAAGAAGAGGTCGAGAAACTGGTCTGGGCGATCCGCTGGGGGGCGGATACGGTGATGGATCTCTCGACGGGCCGCAACATCCACAACACGCGCGAATGGATCATCCGCAACAGCCCCGTGCCCATCGGCACCGTGCCGATCTATCAGGCGCTGGAAAAGGTGAATGGCATTGCCGAAGACCTGACATGGGAGGTGTTCCGTGACACGCTGATCGAACAGGCCGAACAGGGCGTGGACTATTTCACCATCCATGCGGGCGTGCGCCTGCACATGGTGCCAATGACGGTAAATCGGGTAACAGGCATCGTCAGCCGAGGCGGTTCGATCATGGCCAAGTGGTGCCTGCATCACCACCGCGAGTCCTTTCTTTATGAGCATTTCGAAGACATCTGCGACATCTGTCGCCAATATGACGTGAGCTTTTCATTGGGCGATGGGCTGCGCCCCGGTTCAATAGCCGATGCCAATGACGCCGCTCAATTCGCCGAGTTGGAGACGCTGGGCGAACTCACGAAAATCGCATGGCGCAAGGATTGCCAGGTGATGATCGAGGGGCCGGGCCATGTCGCCATGCACAAGATCAAAGAGAATATGGAGAAGCAGCTTGAATGCTGCCACGAGGCCCCGTTCTACACCCTTGGGCCACTCACCACCGATATCGCGCCGGGCTATGACCATATCACCAGTGGCATCGGGGCGGCGATGATCGGTTGGTTCGGCTGTGCGATGCTGTGCTATGTCACCCCCAAGGAACATCTGGGCCTGCCCGACCGCGACGATGTGAAAACCGGCGTCATCACCTACAAAATCGCCGCCCATGCCGCCGACCTTGCCAAGGGCCTGCCGGGGGCGCAGCGGCGTGACGATGCGCTCAGCCGCGCGCGCTTTGAATTCCGCTGGGAGGATCAATTCAACCTCTCGCTCGACCCGGAAACCGCCCGCGACTTCCACGATCAGACCTTGCCCAAAGAGGCGCATAAGGTGGCGCATTTCTGCTCGATGTGCGGGCCGAAATTCTGCTCAATGAAGATCAGCCACGACATCCGCGCCGAGGCCCAGAAAGAGGGTATGGCGGCGATGGCCGAAAAGTTCCGCGAAGCCGGCGATATCTACCTGCCCCTTGACGAGTGA